The Mycobacterium sp. 3519A genome contains a region encoding:
- the uvrA gene encoding excinuclease ABC subunit UvrA — translation MADRLIIKGAREHNLRSIDLDLPRDALIVFTGLSGSGKSSLAFDTIFAEGQRRYVESLSAYARQFLGQMDKPDVDFIEGLSPAVSIDQKSTNRNPRSTVGTITEVYDYLRLLYARAGTPHCPVCGERIARQTPQQIVDQVLAMDEGLRFQVLAPVVRTRKGEFVDLFDKLNSQGYSRVRVDGVVHSLTDPPKLKKQEKHDIEVVVDRLTVKASAKQRLTDSVETALNLADGIVVLEFVDREDDHPHREQRFSEKLACPNGHPLAVDDLEPRSFSFNSPYGACPECTGLGIKKEVDPDLVVPDPDLTLAEGAIAPWSMGQTAEYFTRMLAGLGDQLGFDVDTPWKKLPAKARRAILEGCDEQVHVRYRNRYGRTRSYYADFEGVMAFLQRKMEQTDSEQMKERYEGFMRDVPCPECEGTRLKPEILAVTLAADSEHKSIAEVAELSIADCSQFLNALTLGPREQAIAGQVLKEIQSRLGFLLDVGLDYLSLSRAAATLSGGEAQRIRLATQIGSGLVGVLYVLDEPSIGLHQRDNRRLIETLIRLRDLGNTLIVVEHDLDTIAHADWVVDIGPYAGEHGGRIVHSGPYDELLRNPDSLTGAYLSGKEQIAVPAIRRPTDRKRQLTVVGAREHNLREIDVAFPLGVLTSVTGVSGSGKSTLVNDILASVLANKLNGARQVPGRHTRVTGLDKLDKLVRVDQSPIGRTPRSNPATYTGVFDKIRTLFAATTEAKVRGYQPGRFSFNVKGGRCEACSGDGTIKIEMNFLPDVYVPCEVCQGARYNRETLEVHYKGKTIAEVLDMSIEDAAEFFAPISSIHRYLQTLVDVGLGYVRLGQPAPTLSGGEAQRVKLASELQKRSTGRTVYILDEPTTGLHFEDIRKLLGVINGLVDKGNSVIVIEHNLDVIKTSDWIIDMGPEGGAGGGTVVAAGTPEEVAANPDSYTGHFLAEILDVPRPKPTKRGRKVSA, via the coding sequence TTGGCAGACCGCCTGATCATCAAGGGTGCGCGTGAGCACAATCTGCGGAGCATTGATCTTGATCTACCACGTGACGCGCTGATCGTTTTCACCGGATTGTCCGGTTCCGGTAAGTCGTCGTTGGCGTTCGACACGATCTTCGCCGAAGGGCAGCGCCGCTACGTGGAGTCGCTGTCCGCATACGCGCGGCAGTTCCTCGGCCAGATGGACAAACCCGACGTCGACTTCATCGAGGGTTTGTCGCCCGCGGTGTCCATCGACCAGAAGTCCACCAACCGCAACCCGCGCTCGACCGTGGGCACCATCACCGAGGTGTACGACTACCTGCGTCTGCTCTATGCGCGGGCCGGTACGCCGCACTGTCCGGTGTGCGGTGAGCGGATCGCCCGCCAGACCCCGCAGCAGATCGTCGACCAGGTGCTCGCCATGGACGAGGGGCTGCGGTTCCAGGTGCTGGCCCCGGTGGTGCGCACCCGCAAGGGCGAGTTCGTCGACCTGTTCGACAAACTCAACTCGCAGGGATACAGCCGGGTGCGGGTGGACGGGGTGGTGCACTCGCTGACCGACCCGCCGAAGCTGAAGAAGCAGGAGAAACACGATATCGAGGTGGTCGTCGACCGCCTGACCGTCAAGGCCAGTGCCAAGCAACGGTTGACCGACTCGGTGGAGACGGCGCTGAACCTGGCCGACGGCATCGTGGTGCTCGAGTTCGTCGACCGCGAGGACGACCACCCGCATCGCGAACAGCGCTTCTCGGAGAAACTGGCCTGCCCGAACGGGCACCCGTTGGCCGTCGACGACCTGGAGCCACGGTCGTTCTCGTTCAACTCGCCGTACGGCGCGTGCCCCGAGTGCACCGGCCTCGGTATCAAGAAGGAGGTCGACCCGGACCTCGTCGTGCCCGACCCGGACCTGACCCTCGCCGAGGGCGCCATCGCGCCGTGGTCGATGGGGCAGACCGCCGAGTACTTCACCCGGATGCTGGCGGGCCTCGGCGACCAACTCGGTTTCGACGTCGACACCCCGTGGAAGAAGCTGCCCGCCAAGGCGCGCAGGGCGATTCTCGAGGGCTGCGACGAGCAGGTGCACGTCCGGTATCGCAACCGGTACGGCCGAACCCGTTCGTACTACGCCGATTTCGAAGGCGTGATGGCGTTCCTGCAGCGCAAGATGGAGCAGACCGACTCCGAGCAGATGAAGGAGCGCTACGAGGGCTTCATGCGCGACGTGCCGTGCCCGGAGTGCGAGGGCACCAGGCTGAAGCCGGAGATTCTGGCGGTGACGCTGGCGGCGGACAGCGAGCACAAGTCCATCGCCGAGGTCGCCGAACTGTCGATAGCCGATTGTTCGCAATTCCTCAACGCGCTGACGCTCGGGCCGCGCGAGCAGGCGATCGCCGGGCAGGTACTCAAGGAGATCCAGTCGCGGCTGGGCTTCCTGCTCGATGTCGGGCTCGACTATCTGTCGTTGTCGCGGGCCGCGGCCACGCTCTCCGGCGGTGAGGCGCAACGCATTCGGTTGGCCACCCAGATCGGGTCGGGACTGGTCGGCGTGCTCTATGTGCTCGACGAGCCGTCCATCGGCCTGCATCAGCGGGACAACCGCAGGCTCATCGAAACGTTGATCCGGCTGAGGGATCTTGGCAACACGCTGATCGTCGTCGAACACGACCTGGACACCATCGCGCACGCCGACTGGGTGGTCGACATCGGGCCGTACGCCGGTGAGCACGGCGGGCGCATCGTGCACAGCGGTCCGTACGACGAACTGTTGCGTAACCCGGATTCGCTTACCGGAGCGTATCTTTCGGGCAAGGAGCAGATCGCGGTGCCAGCCATCCGGCGGCCGACCGACCGCAAGCGTCAACTCACGGTGGTGGGTGCGCGCGAGCACAACCTGCGTGAGATCGACGTGGCGTTCCCGCTCGGTGTGCTGACCTCGGTGACGGGCGTCTCCGGGTCCGGCAAGTCGACGTTGGTCAACGACATCCTGGCCTCGGTGCTGGCGAACAAGCTCAACGGCGCGCGGCAGGTGCCGGGCAGGCACACCCGCGTCACCGGGCTGGACAAGCTCGACAAGCTGGTTCGGGTCGATCAGTCGCCGATCGGCCGCACCCCACGGTCGAATCCGGCCACTTACACCGGCGTTTTCGACAAGATCCGCACACTGTTCGCTGCGACCACCGAGGCAAAGGTGCGGGGCTATCAACCGGGCCGCTTCTCGTTCAACGTCAAAGGTGGCCGCTGCGAAGCATGTTCGGGTGACGGCACCATCAAGATCGAGATGAACTTCCTGCCCGACGTGTACGTGCCGTGCGAGGTCTGCCAGGGCGCCCGGTACAACAGGGAAACGCTCGAGGTGCACTACAAGGGCAAGACCATCGCCGAGGTGCTCGACATGTCGATCGAGGATGCGGCGGAATTCTTCGCGCCGATCAGCTCGATCCACCGGTACCTGCAGACGCTGGTCGACGTCGGACTTGGATATGTGCGGCTGGGGCAGCCCGCGCCGACGTTGTCGGGCGGTGAGGCGCAGCGGGTGAAGCTGGCCTCGGAACTGCAGAAGCGGTCGACCGGACGCACCGTGTACATCCTCGACGAGCCGACCACCGGACTGCACTTCGAGGACATCCGCAAGCTGCTCGGCGTCATCAATGGCCTCGTCGACAAGGGCAATTCGGTGATCGTCATCGAGCACAACCTCGACGTGATCAAGACGTCGGACTGGATCATCGACATGGGTCCCGAAGGCGGTGCAGGCGGCGGCACGGTGGTCGCGGCGGGCACGCCGGAGGAAGTAGCCGCCAACCCCGACAGCTATACCGGGCATTTTCTCGCCGAGATACTCGACGTGCCGAGGCCCAAGCCGACGAAACGCGGCCGCAAGGTCAGCGCGTAG
- a CDS encoding winged helix DNA-binding domain-containing protein produces the protein MRSFTVEERRARLARRHFLAQPADSIDHAVADLVGLHATDPATPYLSLWARLSGFTVRDLDTELYERRTLLKHLAMRRTLWTVRAADLRLIQSAASDRVADNERRRLVADAQKAGIAEDGAAWLDTACAAVLRHLGEHGAASAKELREALPELAGRYDYAPGKRWGGETPLAPRVLTVLSVRGDVVRGPNDGAWTVSRPRWTPMGDWLSSGVTSETPEAARAELVRRWLRTFGPATEADVKWWFGNTLTWARHALRDIDAVEVDLDGTPGYALPDDLDTEADVEPWCALLPGLDVTTMGWYGRDWYLGGHRGQVFDTNGNGGPTAWWNGRIVGGWGQDDAGRVELRLLESVSRDARRALTKRAEELTAWLDGIRVSPRFPSPLSRG, from the coding sequence ATGCGGTCATTCACTGTTGAGGAGCGGCGGGCACGCCTCGCGCGCAGGCATTTCCTCGCCCAGCCGGCGGACTCGATCGACCATGCGGTGGCAGACCTCGTCGGCCTGCACGCCACCGATCCGGCCACGCCGTACCTGTCGCTGTGGGCACGGCTCAGCGGTTTCACCGTCCGCGATCTGGACACCGAACTCTACGAACGCCGCACGCTGCTCAAGCACCTCGCGATGCGGCGCACCCTGTGGACGGTGCGAGCCGCAGACCTGCGGCTGATCCAGTCCGCGGCCAGCGACCGGGTGGCCGACAACGAGCGCAGGCGGCTGGTCGCCGACGCGCAGAAGGCGGGGATCGCGGAGGACGGCGCCGCGTGGCTGGACACCGCCTGCGCCGCGGTGCTGCGACACCTCGGCGAGCACGGCGCGGCCAGCGCAAAGGAACTGCGCGAGGCGCTGCCCGAGCTGGCGGGACGCTACGACTATGCGCCCGGCAAGCGGTGGGGTGGCGAAACACCCTTGGCGCCAAGGGTTTTGACGGTGCTTTCGGTACGCGGCGACGTCGTGCGGGGGCCCAATGACGGCGCGTGGACGGTGTCGCGGCCACGGTGGACGCCGATGGGCGATTGGCTGTCGTCGGGCGTCACGTCCGAGACGCCGGAGGCGGCGCGCGCCGAGTTGGTGCGAAGGTGGCTGCGCACGTTCGGGCCCGCCACCGAGGCCGACGTCAAGTGGTGGTTCGGCAACACGCTGACGTGGGCGCGGCACGCGCTGCGGGACATCGACGCGGTCGAGGTCGACCTCGACGGCACGCCCGGCTATGCGCTGCCCGACGATCTCGACACCGAAGCCGACGTTGAACCGTGGTGTGCGCTGCTGCCTGGTCTCGACGTCACGACGATGGGCTGGTACGGCAGGGACTGGTATCTCGGCGGGCACCGCGGCCAGGTGTTCGACACCAATGGCAATGGCGGTCCGACGGCGTGGTGGAACGGGCGGATCGTCGGCGGGTGGGGTCAGGACGACGCCGGCCGGGTGGAACTGCGACTACTGGAGAGTGTCAGCCGCGATGCGAGGCGGGCGCTGACTAAGCGGGCCGAGGAGTTGACGGCGTGGCTGGACGGGATTCGGGTCAGCCCGCGCTTCCCGTCGCCGTTGTCTCGCGGCTAG
- a CDS encoding lipoprotein LpqH: MNRIVVGVVGLAAAAAVLVGCSDDKSTSLPASGTASTGGSTEVKVDGKDLSGLDMKSVTCVKQGGKINVASGAINGQAGLAVVMSDANPPTVDSLGMSVDGNALAVTNTMGAQVGKADVKVDGSTYTITGEATGADIKNPMAGMITKPFTVKVTCS, from the coding sequence ATGAATCGAATTGTCGTGGGTGTGGTCGGGCTGGCCGCCGCCGCCGCGGTGCTGGTGGGTTGCTCGGACGACAAGAGCACGTCGCTCCCGGCCAGCGGGACGGCCAGCACCGGCGGTTCTACAGAGGTGAAGGTCGACGGCAAGGACCTCTCCGGCCTGGACATGAAGTCGGTTACCTGCGTCAAGCAGGGCGGCAAGATCAACGTCGCCAGCGGGGCGATCAACGGCCAGGCGGGCCTCGCGGTCGTGATGAGCGACGCGAACCCACCGACCGTCGATTCGCTGGGCATGTCGGTCGACGGAAACGCGCTGGCGGTCACCAACACGATGGGCGCGCAGGTCGGTAAGGCCGACGTCAAGGTCGACGGCAGCACCTACACGATCACCGGTGAGGCCACGGGCGCAGACATCAAGAACCCGATGGCAGGGATGATCACCAAGCCGTTCACCGTGAAGGTGACGTGCAGCTGA
- a CDS encoding CHAT domain-containing protein, translating into MVDVAVTLVLRFADVGVATYASLRVVGEPARTVTWVVQEPELVAGLDQLKTALPDPVAGESRRDAVQRAVAIGPFATPESETAIARTLGASLLGPAAWQLLVDCVASPRAALFVSPSARLARMPWGLLALPGDDGFRLNELVDVLMAAPSNIVNSARTSALWDDRRDNPPLLLLDPRVPGQRPDSALGSVLGRPSSETPLAQHFTETMRQRAVLPDVTDAVELFRRTDADRSWLGSQLDRKPSRLLYVGHATAADGDVGHAARAALHLADEHPLTAADLMSAKLPMPPRIAMIACASGGDYQFDEATGLVAAMILGGAQLVTATLWSLPTAAGYRQFAAGDHDPMADAIIAVDRAHEDADAGRAVNRWQREQMRRWRGGDVGASPLYWAALATFAVDGAR; encoded by the coding sequence ATGGTCGACGTGGCCGTAACTCTCGTTCTGCGCTTCGCCGACGTCGGCGTCGCCACCTACGCCAGCCTCCGCGTGGTCGGCGAGCCAGCACGGACGGTTACCTGGGTGGTGCAGGAGCCCGAACTCGTTGCGGGACTTGACCAATTGAAGACCGCGCTACCCGATCCGGTGGCCGGCGAAAGTCGCCGTGACGCTGTGCAGCGGGCAGTCGCCATCGGCCCGTTCGCAACACCCGAGTCGGAAACGGCCATCGCCCGCACGTTGGGCGCCAGCCTGCTGGGGCCTGCGGCGTGGCAATTGCTCGTCGACTGCGTGGCGTCGCCGCGGGCCGCCTTGTTCGTCTCGCCCAGCGCCCGTCTGGCGCGGATGCCGTGGGGACTGCTCGCCCTACCCGGTGACGACGGCTTCCGGCTGAACGAATTGGTCGACGTGTTGATGGCGGCACCGTCGAACATCGTCAACTCGGCGCGCACATCGGCGCTCTGGGACGATCGCCGCGACAACCCGCCGCTGCTGCTTCTCGACCCACGGGTGCCAGGCCAGCGCCCCGATTCGGCGCTCGGTTCGGTGCTTGGCAGGCCGTCGTCGGAAACCCCTCTGGCACAACATTTCACAGAGACGATGCGGCAACGGGCGGTGCTACCTGACGTCACCGACGCGGTCGAGCTGTTCCGTCGGACAGACGCCGACCGCTCGTGGCTTGGCAGCCAACTCGACCGGAAACCGAGTCGGCTGCTGTACGTCGGTCACGCCACCGCCGCCGACGGCGACGTCGGGCACGCGGCCCGCGCCGCGCTGCACCTCGCCGACGAGCATCCGTTGACAGCAGCGGATCTGATGTCGGCGAAGTTGCCGATGCCGCCGCGAATCGCGATGATCGCCTGCGCGTCCGGCGGCGACTACCAGTTCGACGAGGCGACCGGCCTGGTGGCGGCGATGATTCTCGGCGGCGCTCAACTGGTCACGGCCACACTGTGGTCGCTGCCGACCGCGGCCGGTTACCGACAGTTCGCCGCAGGCGATCACGACCCGATGGCCGACGCGATCATCGCCGTCGACCGCGCTCACGAAGACGCGGACGCGGGTCGGGCGGTCAATCGCTGGCAGCGGGAGCAGATGCGTCGCTGGCGCGGCGGCGATGTCGGTGCCAGCCCGCTGTATTGGGCCGCGCTGGCGACATTCGCGGTCGACGGTGCGCGATGA
- a CDS encoding alpha/beta hydrolase family protein codes for MHGWLPITVQVITGLLLLAAIGWRTRRWRLVWLPWTALVGAALAVAVYWYIASQGLSDDNNPAPVSLWIWIGLTGVAAAVLLAGWRSARWWRRGVSAVALPACLLCAALALNLWVGYFPTVQNAWNQVSAGPLPDQTDTTTVVAMQQRHAIPPKGTVVPVSIPDTASGFKHRGELVYLPPAWYATDPPPPLPTVMMVGGEFNTPADWMRAGNAINTIDAFAAAHGGNAPVFVFVDSGGAFNNDTECVNGSRGNAADHLTKDVVPFMISNYRVSPSRANWGIVGWSMGGTCAVDLTVMHPDMFSAFEDIAGDLTPNSGNKTQTIQRLFGGNAAAYAAFDPTTVITRHGPYVGVTGWFDINGTPSAQPHIVNAAAHPNDQTAAANSLCATGSAFGIKCAVEMRPGRHDWPFAARAFAAGLPWLASQLGTPGVPLVPLPPSTVMTKAGSPPAAPHSGPKLQAAAK; via the coding sequence ATGCATGGATGGCTGCCGATCACCGTGCAAGTCATCACCGGCTTGTTGCTGCTGGCCGCGATCGGCTGGCGGACACGGCGTTGGCGTTTGGTGTGGCTGCCGTGGACGGCGCTCGTCGGCGCGGCACTGGCGGTCGCGGTGTACTGGTACATCGCCTCGCAAGGGCTCAGCGACGACAACAATCCGGCCCCCGTCTCGCTGTGGATCTGGATCGGGTTGACCGGTGTGGCGGCGGCCGTGCTGCTCGCGGGCTGGCGCAGCGCCCGCTGGTGGCGGCGCGGGGTGTCCGCGGTGGCGCTGCCCGCGTGCCTGCTGTGCGCGGCGCTGGCGCTCAACCTCTGGGTCGGCTACTTCCCCACCGTGCAGAACGCGTGGAACCAGGTCAGCGCAGGCCCGCTGCCCGATCAGACCGACACCACCACGGTGGTCGCCATGCAGCAACGGCACGCGATTCCGCCGAAGGGCACGGTGGTGCCGGTCAGCATCCCCGACACCGCGTCGGGCTTCAAACACCGCGGTGAGCTGGTCTATCTACCGCCCGCCTGGTACGCCACCGATCCCCCGCCGCCGTTGCCGACGGTGATGATGGTCGGCGGCGAGTTCAACACCCCCGCCGACTGGATGCGGGCAGGCAACGCCATCAACACGATCGACGCGTTCGCGGCCGCACACGGCGGCAACGCACCGGTGTTCGTCTTCGTCGACTCCGGCGGCGCATTCAACAACGACACCGAATGCGTCAACGGCAGCCGCGGCAACGCCGCCGACCACCTCACCAAAGACGTTGTGCCGTTCATGATTTCGAACTACCGGGTGTCGCCCAGCCGGGCCAACTGGGGCATCGTGGGATGGTCGATGGGCGGCACCTGTGCGGTCGACCTGACGGTGATGCACCCCGATATGTTCAGCGCGTTCGAGGATATCGCGGGCGATCTGACACCCAATTCGGGCAACAAGACCCAGACGATCCAGCGTCTCTTCGGTGGCAACGCGGCGGCCTATGCGGCGTTCGACCCGACCACGGTGATCACCCGCCACGGGCCCTATGTCGGGGTGACCGGGTGGTTCGACATCAACGGCACGCCGTCGGCGCAACCGCACATCGTGAATGCCGCGGCGCATCCGAACGATCAGACGGCGGCCGCGAATTCGCTGTGCGCGACCGGCAGCGCATTCGGAATCAAATGCGCTGTCGAGATGAGGCCGGGCAGGCACGATTGGCCGTTCGCGGCGCGCGCGTTCGCGGCGGGGCTGCCATGGCTCGCGAGCCAACTCGGCACTCCGGGGGTCCCCCTGGTGCCGCTGCCACCGTCGACGGTGATGACGAAGGCGGGGTCGCCGCCCGCCGCACCGCACTCGGGACCGAAACTGCAGGCGGCCGCGAAGTAG
- the lysX gene encoding bifunctional lysylphosphatidylglycerol synthetase/lysine--tRNA ligase LysX, with the protein MTATLTRRASRYSWVPAAAGWTVGTIATLSLIASVSPGIRWVIKEPREFVNDYIFNFPDTSFAWAFVLALLAAALAARKRIAWWILVGYMLASIVWNVGGLVTSPKSVLDDIGEVVGLVFHTASILFLVLARKEFWAKVRRGALLKAAATLVVSMAVGTLIGWALLEVFPGSLAREDRFWYALNRVSAFAGAGSESFTGYPHVFVNALLGLFGALALMVTAIVLFQSQRADNALTGEDESAIRGLLELFGKNDSLGYFATRRDKAVVFAPNGRAAITYRVEVGVCLASGDPVGDPKAWQQAIHAWLALCQTYGWAPGVMGASSTGAEAFRLAGLNALQLGDEAILYPDNFRLSGPDMRAVRQAVTRARRAGASVRIRRHRDLSGEEMAKVIERADAWRDTETERGFSMALGRLGDPADGDCLLVEALQNDDVVAMLSLVPWGTNGASLDLMRRSPQSPNGTIELMVSELCMQAEDIGVSRISLNFAMFRTAFEQGAQLGAGPIARLWRGLLVFFSRWWQLETLYRSNMKYQPQWVPRYACYEDARLVPRVGVASVIAEGFLVLPFSRRNEQPHTGHHISAPDDLVASGVLHHDGSAPDLDSLQADLPEAEDGQRLPEQVRVRMAKLKSLQDNGVDAYPVGEAPSHTIAQAVESEGAGTVTVAGRVLRIRDYGGVLFAQLRDWSGEVQLLLDNSTLEQGDTADFTQAIDLGDLIQVSGTMGYSKKGTRSLLVLTWRLIGKCLRPLPDKWKGLTDQEARVRARYVDLAINTEARDLIRARSGVLHAIRETLVGKGFLEVETPILQQIHGGANARPFLTHINAYDLDLYLRIAPELYLKRLCVGGVERVFELGRAFRNEGVDFSHNPEFTLLEAYQAHADYNVWIDGCRELIQNAAQAANGAHVFLRPRADGTLEPVDISGEWAVKTVHGAVSEALGEEVRPDTELPVLRKLCDAAGIPYLTHWDAGAVVLELYERLVEDRTEEPTFYKDFPTSVSPLTRPHRSIPGVAERWDLVAWGVELGTAYSELTDPVEQRRRLQEQSLLAAGGDPEAMELDEDFLQAMEYAMPPTGGLGMGVDRVVMLITGRSIRETLPFPLAKPR; encoded by the coding sequence ATGACCGCCACGTTGACGCGTCGGGCCTCTCGCTACTCGTGGGTCCCCGCAGCCGCCGGCTGGACGGTCGGCACCATCGCCACACTGTCGTTGATCGCGAGCGTCTCGCCCGGCATCCGATGGGTCATCAAGGAGCCGCGCGAGTTCGTCAACGACTACATCTTCAACTTCCCCGACACCAGTTTCGCGTGGGCCTTCGTGCTCGCGTTGCTGGCGGCGGCACTGGCCGCACGCAAGCGGATCGCGTGGTGGATCCTCGTCGGTTACATGCTGGCGTCCATCGTCTGGAACGTCGGCGGCCTTGTCACCAGTCCGAAGTCGGTGCTGGACGACATCGGCGAGGTCGTCGGGCTGGTGTTCCACACCGCATCGATTTTGTTTCTGGTGCTGGCCCGCAAGGAGTTCTGGGCGAAGGTCCGCCGCGGCGCGCTGCTGAAGGCGGCCGCCACGCTGGTGGTCAGCATGGCGGTCGGCACGCTGATCGGCTGGGCGCTGTTGGAGGTGTTCCCTGGCTCGCTGGCCCGCGAGGACCGGTTCTGGTACGCGCTGAACCGCGTCAGCGCGTTCGCAGGCGCCGGTTCCGAGTCGTTCACCGGCTACCCCCACGTGTTCGTCAACGCGTTGCTCGGCCTGTTCGGCGCGCTCGCCTTGATGGTGACGGCGATCGTGCTGTTCCAGTCGCAGCGCGCCGACAACGCGCTCACCGGCGAGGACGAATCGGCAATCCGGGGCCTGCTCGAACTGTTCGGCAAGAACGACTCGCTCGGTTATTTCGCCACCCGCCGCGACAAGGCGGTCGTGTTCGCGCCCAACGGGCGGGCGGCCATCACCTACCGGGTCGAAGTCGGCGTCTGCCTGGCCAGCGGCGATCCGGTCGGTGATCCGAAGGCGTGGCAACAAGCCATCCACGCGTGGCTGGCCCTGTGCCAGACGTACGGTTGGGCGCCCGGGGTGATGGGCGCCAGTTCGACAGGCGCTGAGGCGTTCCGTCTCGCGGGCCTCAACGCGCTGCAACTCGGCGACGAGGCGATCCTGTACCCGGACAACTTCCGGCTCTCCGGGCCGGATATGCGCGCCGTGCGCCAGGCCGTGACGCGGGCGCGACGGGCCGGTGCGTCGGTGCGGATCCGGCGGCACCGCGACCTGTCCGGCGAGGAAATGGCCAAGGTCATCGAACGCGCCGATGCGTGGCGCGACACCGAGACCGAGCGAGGCTTCTCGATGGCACTTGGCAGGCTCGGCGACCCCGCCGACGGCGACTGCCTGCTGGTCGAGGCCCTGCAGAACGATGACGTGGTGGCGATGCTGTCGCTGGTGCCGTGGGGCACCAACGGCGCGTCACTCGACCTGATGCGCCGCTCGCCGCAATCCCCCAACGGCACCATCGAACTGATGGTCAGCGAGCTCTGCATGCAGGCCGAAGATATTGGGGTGAGCCGGATTTCGCTGAACTTCGCGATGTTCCGCACGGCCTTCGAACAGGGTGCGCAGTTGGGCGCCGGCCCGATCGCCCGACTCTGGCGCGGCCTGTTGGTGTTCTTCTCACGCTGGTGGCAACTCGAGACGCTGTACCGGTCGAACATGAAGTACCAGCCGCAGTGGGTGCCTCGGTATGCCTGCTACGAAGACGCACGGTTGGTCCCCCGCGTCGGCGTCGCCTCGGTGATCGCCGAAGGCTTTCTGGTGCTTCCGTTCTCGCGGCGCAACGAGCAACCGCACACCGGCCATCACATCTCGGCTCCCGACGATCTGGTCGCCAGCGGCGTGTTGCACCACGACGGCAGCGCACCCGATTTGGACTCGTTGCAGGCCGATCTGCCCGAGGCGGAAGACGGCCAGCGTCTGCCGGAGCAGGTGCGGGTGCGGATGGCCAAGCTGAAATCGTTGCAGGACAACGGCGTCGACGCGTACCCCGTCGGGGAGGCGCCCAGCCACACCATCGCGCAGGCGGTCGAATCCGAGGGCGCGGGCACCGTCACGGTGGCCGGGCGGGTGCTGCGGATCCGTGACTACGGCGGTGTGCTGTTCGCCCAACTGCGCGACTGGTCAGGGGAAGTCCAACTGCTGCTCGACAATTCGACCCTGGAGCAGGGCGACACCGCGGACTTCACCCAGGCCATCGATCTGGGTGATCTCATCCAGGTGTCCGGGACGATGGGCTACAGCAAGAAGGGCACCCGGTCGCTGCTGGTCCTCACGTGGCGGCTGATCGGCAAGTGCCTGCGCCCGCTGCCGGACAAGTGGAAGGGGCTGACCGATCAGGAAGCGCGGGTGCGGGCCCGCTACGTCGACCTGGCGATCAACACCGAGGCCCGCGACCTGATCCGCGCACGTAGCGGTGTGCTGCACGCCATCCGCGAAACTTTGGTCGGCAAGGGCTTTTTGGAGGTCGAGACCCCGATCCTGCAGCAGATCCACGGTGGCGCCAACGCACGACCGTTTCTCACCCACATCAACGCCTACGACCTCGACCTGTATCTGCGCATCGCGCCCGAGTTGTACCTCAAGCGGTTGTGCGTCGGCGGCGTCGAGCGGGTCTTTGAACTCGGCCGCGCGTTCCGCAACGAGGGCGTGGACTTCAGCCACAACCCCGAGTTCACCCTGCTGGAGGCCTATCAGGCGCACGCCGACTACAACGTGTGGATCGACGGTTGCCGCGAACTGATTCAGAACGCCGCCCAGGCCGCCAACGGGGCACACGTTTTCCTGCGCCCGCGCGCCGACGGCACCCTCGAACCCGTCGACATCTCCGGTGAGTGGGCGGTCAAGACGGTGCACGGCGCGGTATCGGAGGCGCTCGGCGAGGAGGTCAGGCCGGACACGGAACTTCCTGTGCTGCGCAAGCTTTGCGACGCGGCGGGCATTCCGTATCTCACGCACTGGGACGCAGGCGCGGTGGTACTCGAACTCTACGAGCGGCTCGTCGAGGACCGCACCGAGGAGCCCACCTTCTACAAGGACTTCCCGACATCGGTGTCGCCGCTGACCCGCCCGCACCGCAGCATCCCCGGGGTGGCCGAACGCTGGGACCTGGTCGCGTGGGGCGTGGAGTTGGGCACCGCCTACAGCGAGCTGACCGACCCGGTCGAACAGCGCAGGCGGTTGCAGGAGCAGTCGCTGCTGGCCGCGGGCGGCGATCCGGAGGCGATGGAACTCGACGAGGACTTCCTCCAGGCGATGGAGTACGCGATGCCTCCGACGGGCGGGCTCGGCATGGGTGTGGACCGGGTCGTCATGTTGATCACCGGCCGCAGCATCCGCGAGACGTTGCCGTTCCCACTAGCCAAACCGCGTTAG
- a CDS encoding DUF1844 domain-containing protein, whose translation MTDSPNIRELAEIPAVEVITRSAVMLMSAAAEKLGLSAEDPEDSPHRDLDEARRLITALAGLVTASAEYLGPHAGPVRDGLKTLQLAFREASAAPDEPGHGPGEKYTGPVW comes from the coding sequence ATGACCGACTCTCCCAACATTCGCGAGCTAGCCGAAATTCCCGCCGTCGAGGTGATCACCCGATCGGCCGTCATGCTGATGAGCGCCGCCGCGGAGAAACTCGGACTGTCGGCAGAGGATCCCGAAGACAGCCCGCACCGCGATCTCGACGAGGCGCGCCGGTTGATCACTGCGCTGGCCGGACTGGTCACCGCCTCCGCTGAATACCTCGGACCGCATGCCGGGCCGGTGCGCGACGGACTGAAAACATTGCAGTTGGCGTTCCGCGAAGCCAGCGCCGCACCGGACGAACCGGGCCATGGGCCCGGTGAGAAATACACCGGCCCCGTTTGGTAG